In Bryobacteraceae bacterium, the following proteins share a genomic window:
- a CDS encoding aldo/keto reductase — MRFSGSWLSGIEAQHATPEGTAGFVQAFAHARENGFFRDAQTLKVSSLGLGSYLGNLDDDTDRGYRDAVEEAVRGGINFIDTSLNYRHQRSERAIGMALGDLFAAGEATRDEVVLCTKAGYLVPGAFPGEKLSPEDVVGGMHSMAPAFIRDQLERSLANLHVETIDVFYLHNPETQLEHIPREEFDGRLRAAFETCEQLAAERRIVWYGMATWNGFRTRSADSGLCLGRIVDIAREVAGPDHRLRFIQLPVNLAMLEGIAYNRECLNGRELPVLKAAPALGITVVASASLLQARLSRDLPDEIGRRLPEAVTDAARAIQFARSVPGVSVALTGMSQASHVRENLNVTGYPPSQLNEWFRNQE, encoded by the coding sequence ATGCGTTTCTCTGGTTCATGGCTTTCCGGTATCGAGGCGCAGCATGCTACTCCGGAAGGCACCGCCGGCTTCGTGCAGGCGTTCGCCCACGCCCGCGAAAACGGGTTCTTTCGCGATGCGCAGACCTTGAAAGTCTCCTCGCTCGGCCTCGGTTCCTATCTCGGCAATCTCGATGATGACACGGACCGCGGCTACCGCGATGCCGTCGAGGAAGCCGTTCGGGGCGGGATCAACTTCATCGATACCTCGCTCAACTACCGCCACCAGCGTTCCGAACGCGCCATCGGAATGGCGCTCGGCGATCTGTTCGCCGCCGGCGAGGCCACCCGCGACGAGGTCGTGCTCTGCACGAAGGCCGGCTATCTCGTGCCCGGCGCTTTCCCGGGCGAAAAGCTCTCGCCGGAGGATGTCGTGGGCGGCATGCATTCGATGGCGCCAGCCTTTATCCGCGACCAACTCGAGCGCAGTCTCGCGAACCTTCACGTCGAGACCATCGACGTCTTTTATCTGCACAATCCCGAAACACAGCTCGAGCACATCCCCCGCGAGGAGTTTGACGGCCGCCTCCGAGCCGCCTTCGAAACCTGCGAGCAACTGGCCGCGGAACGCCGAATCGTCTGGTACGGCATGGCTACCTGGAACGGCTTCCGGACCCGGTCCGCGGACAGCGGCCTTTGCCTCGGCCGCATCGTCGATATCGCGCGAGAGGTGGCCGGGCCGGATCACCGGCTCCGATTCATCCAGCTCCCGGTGAATCTGGCCATGCTCGAAGGCATCGCGTACAACCGCGAGTGTCTCAACGGCCGCGAACTGCCGGTTCTCAAGGCCGCGCCGGCCTTAGGAATCACCGTGGTCGCCAGCGCGAGCCTGCTCCAGGCGCGGCTCTCGCGGGACCTGCCGGATGAAATCGGCCGCCGTCTTCCGGAAGCCGTCACCGACGCCGCGCGCGCGATTCAGTTCGCCCGATCGGTCCCAGGCGTCTCCGTCGCTCTCACCGGAATGAGTCAGGCGAGCCACGTTCGCGAGAATCTCAACGTCACCGGCTACCCTCCCTCTCAGTTGAACGAATGGTTCCGGAACCAGGAATAA
- a CDS encoding PSD1 and planctomycete cytochrome C domain-containing protein, with the protein MIPRAAFSLLLGLPLAAQTTPDFVRDVQPVFARACLACHGAKSQMANLRMDAKASASRTIKPGDAAGSSIYERITGQGGQPRMPMGGKPLSAAEIDTIRRWIDGGAVWPDEASAATAPAGPTHWAYRAPERAPLPRASSWTRNAIDRFVAARLEKEGLRPSPEAGKATLLRRLSLDLTGLPPTPAEVDAFLADPKPGAYERQVERLLASPHYGERWGRHWLDAARYADSDGFEKDKQRWVWFYRDWVVGAFNRDLPYDQFVIEQIAGDMLGGAQSSRVATGFLRNSMINEEGGIDPEQFRMEAMYDRMDAIGKSVLGITIQCAQCHNHKYDPLTQEEYYRIFAFLNNSYESQIAAYTSSEQRERERIFAKIKEIESTLAKRTYDPDPTRWTVGEANVDDISTGGQRYLAMPDKSMLAAGYAPTKHKVELTFQPGLAKITAVRLELLNDPDLPMGGPGRSPRGTGALTEFEVEYVDAGGKKTKAKIGRAAADIDLPEEAIPEFARDKDERAGKKTPRVTGPIAYAIDGKEATAWGHDGGPVLRNQPRTAVFFLETPIEGAKSVTVYLSQRHGGWNSDDNQNYNLGRMRISFTGDDSPRGPAQEPLDARVAALYRQLPEGSSQLVLAERPEIRKTHILARGDFLKPGKEVTPGAPAFLHPLAAKGTPTRLDFARWLVDRRSPTTARAFVNRVWQAYFGTGIVATAEDLGKQSEAPSHPELLDWLSVEFMEPSVKGAKPWSIKSLHRLIVNSSTYRQSSRVTPGLLERDPYNRLLARGPRVRVEGEIVRDIALAASGLLNPEIGGPPVYAPAPEFLFQPPASYGPKIWNEEHGANRYRRALYTFRYRSVPYPMLQAFDTPNGDMACVRRSRSNTPLQALTTLNEPLFLEAARALAKKTLADGGASDAGRLTYAFRRCVSREPGQAESTALLKLLHSQEARFASGELKAAEFAGADSPKLAAWTAVARVLLNLDETITKE; encoded by the coding sequence ATGATCCCCAGAGCCGCGTTTTCGCTACTGCTCGGGTTGCCGCTGGCGGCCCAAACTACTCCTGATTTCGTTCGCGATGTGCAGCCGGTGTTCGCGCGAGCATGCCTTGCGTGCCACGGCGCCAAGTCGCAGATGGCCAATTTGCGAATGGATGCGAAGGCATCGGCGTCGCGGACGATCAAGCCGGGCGACGCGGCAGGGAGTTCGATCTACGAACGCATCACGGGTCAAGGTGGGCAGCCGCGGATGCCGATGGGCGGGAAACCGCTGTCGGCGGCCGAGATCGATACCATCCGGCGTTGGATCGACGGCGGAGCCGTGTGGCCGGACGAGGCGTCCGCAGCGACGGCGCCGGCGGGTCCGACGCATTGGGCCTACCGCGCTCCGGAGCGCGCCCCGCTGCCTCGCGCTAGTTCCTGGACGCGGAATGCGATTGACCGGTTCGTCGCGGCCCGGCTCGAAAAAGAGGGCCTGCGGCCATCGCCCGAAGCCGGCAAGGCGACGCTTCTGCGGCGGTTGTCGCTGGACCTGACCGGTCTGCCGCCGACGCCGGCCGAAGTGGACGCCTTCCTTGCCGACCCGAAACCAGGCGCCTATGAACGGCAGGTGGAGCGGCTGCTCGCCTCGCCGCACTACGGGGAGCGCTGGGGACGCCATTGGCTTGACGCGGCGCGCTACGCCGACTCCGACGGGTTCGAGAAAGACAAGCAGCGATGGGTGTGGTTCTATCGCGACTGGGTGGTGGGTGCGTTCAACCGCGATTTGCCGTACGACCAGTTCGTGATCGAACAGATCGCCGGCGACATGTTGGGCGGGGCGCAATCCAGCCGCGTGGCCACGGGGTTCCTGCGCAACTCGATGATCAACGAAGAAGGCGGCATCGACCCCGAGCAGTTCCGGATGGAGGCGATGTACGACCGGATGGATGCGATCGGGAAATCAGTGCTCGGCATCACCATCCAATGTGCCCAGTGTCACAACCATAAGTACGATCCGCTCACGCAGGAAGAGTACTACCGGATCTTCGCGTTCCTGAACAACTCGTACGAATCGCAGATCGCCGCATATACGTCTTCCGAGCAGCGCGAACGCGAACGGATCTTCGCGAAGATCAAAGAGATTGAGTCGACCCTGGCGAAGCGCACATACGATCCCGACCCCACCCGTTGGACTGTGGGAGAAGCCAACGTGGACGACATATCAACCGGCGGACAGCGGTATCTGGCGATGCCCGACAAATCGATGCTCGCGGCCGGCTACGCCCCCACCAAGCACAAAGTCGAGTTGACGTTCCAGCCGGGGCTCGCCAAGATCACCGCCGTGCGGCTCGAACTGTTGAACGACCCCGACCTGCCGATGGGCGGACCGGGCCGTTCCCCTCGCGGCACGGGCGCACTCACCGAATTCGAAGTTGAGTACGTGGACGCAGGGGGCAAGAAGACGAAGGCGAAGATCGGGCGGGCGGCGGCCGATATCGACCTGCCCGAGGAAGCGATCCCCGAGTTCGCGCGCGACAAGGATGAACGCGCCGGGAAGAAGACGCCGCGCGTCACGGGCCCGATCGCCTACGCGATCGACGGCAAGGAGGCGACGGCCTGGGGTCACGACGGCGGCCCGGTGCTCCGGAACCAGCCGCGGACGGCTGTGTTTTTCCTCGAGACGCCGATCGAAGGAGCGAAGTCTGTCACGGTATACCTGTCGCAGCGGCACGGCGGGTGGAACTCGGATGACAACCAGAACTACAACCTGGGCCGGATGCGGATTTCGTTCACCGGCGACGACTCACCGCGGGGACCGGCCCAAGAGCCGCTCGACGCGCGGGTGGCGGCGCTCTACCGTCAATTGCCGGAGGGGTCGTCGCAACTGGTGCTGGCGGAGCGGCCCGAGATTCGAAAGACGCACATTCTGGCGCGCGGTGATTTTTTGAAGCCGGGGAAGGAAGTGACTCCGGGCGCCCCGGCGTTTCTGCATCCGCTCGCGGCGAAGGGCACGCCGACGCGGCTCGATTTCGCGCGATGGCTGGTGGACCGGCGCTCGCCAACGACGGCGCGTGCGTTCGTGAACCGGGTGTGGCAGGCGTACTTCGGCACGGGAATCGTGGCGACCGCGGAAGACCTGGGAAAGCAGAGCGAGGCTCCATCGCATCCCGAACTGCTCGACTGGCTCTCGGTGGAATTTATGGAGCCGTCGGTGAAGGGGGCGAAGCCGTGGAGCATCAAGTCCCTCCACCGGCTGATCGTGAACTCGTCCACCTACCGGCAATCGTCGCGCGTGACTCCCGGGTTGCTGGAGCGCGATCCTTACAACCGGCTGCTCGCGCGCGGGCCCAGGGTGCGGGTGGAAGGAGAAATTGTGCGGGACATCGCGCTCGCGGCGAGCGGACTTTTGAATCCGGAAATCGGCGGTCCGCCGGTGTATGCGCCCGCCCCGGAATTCCTGTTCCAGCCGCCGGCGAGTTACGGGCCGAAGATCTGGAACGAGGAGCACGGGGCGAACCGCTACCGGCGGGCGCTGTACACATTCCGATACCGGTCCGTGCCGTACCCGATGCTGCAGGCTTTCGATACGCCGAACGGAGACATGGCGTGCGTGCGGCGGAGCCGGTCCAACACGCCGCTGCAGGCGTTGACGACGCTGAACGAGCCGTTGTTCCTCGAAGCCGCGCGGGCGCTGGCGAAGAAGACGCTGGCCGACGGCGGAGCCTCCGACGCCGGGCGGCTTACGTATGCGTTCAGGCGATGCGTGTCGCGAGAGCCGGGCCAGGCGGAGTCGACGGCGCTGCTGAAGCTGCTGCATTCGCAGGAAGCGCGATTTGCGTCGGGCGAGTTGAAGGCGGCTGAGTTCGCCGGAGCGGACTCGCCGAAACTGGCCGCGTGGACGGCGGTGGCGCGCGTGCTGTTGAACCTGGACGAGACGATTACCAAGGAGTGA
- a CDS encoding choice-of-anchor V domain-containing protein, with translation MKTFTLFLIPVFLVAYPSGSRIPAGNSGEPGSGTPCASCHNVTLNPASGSVKLATPDGSTFSPGVAQHWTVTITDSNASYRKGFQLTATGGQFTAASGTIVNTSGGRQYVSQSTSSSTYSFDWTPPDSSGSVSIYLAAAAASGTRQTNVYTTTLALSRAPSAPAPTIQSAGVVNAASFDPAISAGSWVSIFGANLAPAGIARSWTADEIVNGKLPTTLESTQVRINGKAAAIAFVSESQLNVQAPADDALGTVSVEVTTAAGTGQAATVTLRQAAPGLFRFSPDSNRYAAAVSSAGALLGPAGLFGTAVTTRPARPGETILLFGTGFGKTDPEVVPGDAFSGAAPLAAGNNLSIRIGGIDAAVAFAGLSGAGLYQFNVTVPDALPDGDQLIEATVLGVAVPTTQRLNVLR, from the coding sequence ATGAAAACCTTTACTCTCTTTCTCATCCCAGTGTTTCTTGTCGCCTATCCCAGCGGCTCCCGCATCCCCGCCGGCAACTCCGGCGAGCCGGGCTCCGGAACTCCTTGCGCCTCCTGCCACAACGTTACCCTCAATCCAGCTTCCGGCAGCGTCAAACTCGCCACCCCCGACGGGTCTACCTTTTCCCCCGGGGTCGCGCAGCACTGGACCGTGACCATTACCGACTCCAACGCCTCCTACCGCAAAGGCTTCCAACTCACCGCCACCGGAGGCCAGTTCACGGCTGCGAGCGGCACGATCGTCAACACCTCCGGCGGGCGCCAGTACGTCTCCCAATCCACGTCTTCCTCAACCTATTCGTTTGATTGGACTCCGCCGGACTCCTCCGGTTCCGTCTCCATCTACCTCGCCGCCGCGGCGGCTAGCGGAACCCGCCAGACCAACGTCTATACAACCACTCTAGCGCTTTCCCGCGCCCCCTCCGCCCCGGCTCCCACCATTCAATCGGCCGGTGTCGTGAATGCCGCAAGCTTCGACCCGGCCATCTCGGCCGGCTCGTGGGTCTCCATCTTCGGTGCGAACCTCGCCCCCGCCGGCATCGCCCGCTCCTGGACCGCCGATGAGATCGTGAACGGCAAGCTCCCCACGACGCTCGAATCCACCCAGGTCCGGATCAACGGCAAGGCCGCCGCCATCGCCTTCGTCAGTGAGTCCCAATTGAACGTCCAGGCTCCGGCCGACGACGCACTCGGGACGGTGTCCGTCGAAGTAACAACCGCCGCCGGAACCGGCCAGGCCGCCACGGTCACGCTTCGGCAGGCCGCGCCCGGCCTCTTCCGCTTCAGTCCGGATTCCAATCGCTACGCCGCCGCCGTTTCCTCCGCCGGAGCGCTGCTCGGCCCCGCCGGTCTTTTCGGGACCGCTGTCACCACGCGTCCCGCCAGGCCCGGTGAAACAATCCTCCTGTTCGGCACCGGGTTCGGGAAGACTGACCCCGAAGTAGTTCCTGGCGACGCCTTCTCCGGCGCCGCACCCCTCGCCGCAGGAAACAACCTCTCCATCCGTATCGGAGGCATTGATGCGGCTGTGGCCTTCGCCGGCCTCAGCGGAGCCGGCCTCTACCAGTTCAACGTGACCGTTCCGGATGCTCTGCCCGATGGCGACCAACTCATTGAGGCCACTGTCCTCGGTGTCGCCGTTCCCACCACGCAGCGCCTCAACGTTTTACGGTAA
- a CDS encoding DUF1501 domain-containing protein, whose protein sequence is MNSLLPARRWFLKQCGVGLGATAFHHLMAATADPMAARKPPQAAKAKNVIFLFMAGAPSHLEMFDYKPQLAKFDGTLPPADLLKGYRAAFINPNSKLMGPKYRFGPAGSNGTLISELLPHTAGVIDDLCIVKSMATDAFNHAPGQLLMNTGTQQFGRPSMGAWVVYGLGSESKDLPAFVVFSSGKKGPSGGSQCWGSGFLPTMYQGVQFRGSGDPVLYLSNPPGADERLQRDSLDTIKNLNEMRLEATGDPEIATRINSFEMAFRMQASAPELMDISKESKETLGMYGAEAGKPSFANNCLLARRLVERGVRFVQLYHEAWDQHGNLVKDLKKNCEDTDRASAALVRDLKQRGLLDETLVIWGGEFGRTPMVQGGTSDGRDHHPNAFTMWMAGGGVKPGLVYGESDELGFNVTKGKVHVHDLHGTLLHLLGFDHLKLTYRFQGRDFRLTDVHGSVVQDLLA, encoded by the coding sequence ATGAACAGTCTTCTACCGGCGCGGCGTTGGTTCCTCAAGCAGTGCGGCGTGGGTCTGGGCGCGACGGCGTTTCATCACCTCATGGCGGCGACGGCTGATCCGATGGCGGCGCGGAAACCACCCCAGGCGGCCAAGGCGAAGAACGTGATCTTCCTGTTCATGGCCGGGGCTCCGAGTCATCTGGAGATGTTCGACTACAAGCCGCAACTGGCGAAGTTCGACGGCACTCTTCCGCCCGCGGATCTTTTGAAGGGCTACCGGGCAGCTTTCATCAATCCGAATTCGAAGCTGATGGGACCGAAGTACAGGTTCGGGCCGGCGGGTTCGAACGGGACGCTGATTTCGGAGCTCCTGCCGCACACGGCTGGTGTGATCGACGACTTGTGCATCGTGAAGTCGATGGCGACCGACGCATTCAATCACGCGCCGGGGCAGTTGCTGATGAACACGGGCACGCAGCAGTTCGGGCGACCGAGCATGGGCGCGTGGGTGGTTTACGGACTGGGGTCGGAATCGAAGGATCTGCCGGCGTTCGTGGTATTCAGTTCAGGGAAGAAGGGACCTTCGGGCGGATCGCAGTGCTGGGGGTCGGGCTTTTTGCCGACGATGTACCAGGGGGTGCAGTTCCGCGGGTCGGGCGATCCGGTGCTTTATCTCTCGAACCCGCCGGGCGCGGATGAGCGGCTGCAGCGGGATTCGCTCGACACAATCAAGAACCTGAACGAGATGAGGCTGGAGGCGACCGGGGATCCGGAGATCGCCACGCGGATCAACTCGTTCGAGATGGCGTTCCGGATGCAGGCTTCGGCGCCGGAGTTGATGGATATCTCGAAGGAGTCGAAAGAGACGCTCGGGATGTACGGAGCCGAGGCGGGAAAGCCGTCGTTTGCGAACAACTGCCTGCTGGCGCGGCGGCTGGTGGAGCGCGGGGTGCGGTTCGTGCAGTTGTACCACGAGGCTTGGGATCAGCACGGAAACCTGGTGAAGGATCTGAAAAAGAACTGCGAGGATACGGACCGGGCGTCAGCGGCGCTGGTGCGGGATCTCAAGCAGCGCGGGCTGCTCGACGAGACGCTCGTGATCTGGGGCGGCGAGTTCGGGCGGACGCCGATGGTGCAGGGCGGCACCAGCGACGGGCGCGATCATCATCCGAATGCGTTCACGATGTGGATGGCCGGCGGCGGGGTGAAGCCGGGGCTGGTGTACGGAGAGTCCGACGAACTGGGTTTCAATGTGACCAAAGGCAAGGTGCATGTTCACGATCTGCACGGCACGTTGCTGCACCTGCTGGGATTCGATCATTTGAAGCTGACGTATCGGTTTCAGGGGCGGGATTTCCGGCTGACGGATGTGCACGGCAGCGTGGTCCAGGATTTGCTGGCGTAG
- the bstA gene encoding bacillithiol transferase BstA — MDDLRYPVGRFECPSTHDKVDRNGWLEEMAELPAQVRLAVGALPEGGLDRPYRDGGWTARQVVHHLADSHMNSYIRFRLALTEDCPTIKPYDEAAWAELADARSAPVDLSLSLLGSLHARWVTLLRSLATNDWTRRLTHPESGELDLHTMLGLYAWHGRHHLAHIRAIR, encoded by the coding sequence ATGGACGACCTGCGCTATCCCGTCGGGCGCTTCGAGTGCCCGTCAACTCACGACAAGGTGGACCGCAACGGCTGGCTCGAAGAAATGGCTGAACTTCCCGCCCAGGTGCGCTTGGCCGTGGGCGCCTTGCCCGAAGGCGGGCTCGACCGCCCGTACCGCGATGGCGGTTGGACCGCCCGGCAGGTGGTCCACCACCTTGCCGACAGCCACATGAACAGCTACATCCGTTTCCGGCTGGCGCTCACTGAAGACTGCCCCACGATCAAGCCGTACGATGAAGCCGCGTGGGCCGAACTCGCCGACGCGCGCTCGGCCCCCGTGGACCTGTCCCTATCGCTGCTTGGCAGCCTGCACGCGCGCTGGGTGACGCTGCTCCGCTCACTGGCTACGAACGATTGGACGCGCCGCCTGACACACCCCGAATCCGGTGAGTTGGACCTGCACACGATGCTCGGCCTCTACGCCTGGCACGGTCGGCACCACCTCGCGCACATCCGCGCCATTCGCTAA
- a CDS encoding TonB-dependent receptor, with translation MLLLSAAPAAAQVLYGSLTGDVKDASGGVVPAAQVAVKNRSTGVSYTANTTVDGLYRILNVQAGSYDLSVTASGFRTFTAEGVVVSVNTVTRIDAILQVGQVTEQVTVEASQAVLQTEKADTHSEIGARAVTQIPLPGYRNYQSLINLVPGATPARFQNSVLDTPARSLTTNINGTNRNNNVTRIDGAASINVWLPHHAGYVAPAETVDTVNITTGAGDAEQGLSGGASTTVVTKSGTNELHGSGFWFHDNQRLRANNFFASTKPVSNYNNFGATLGGPIRKNKLFYFFSYDKTTQRASGVLTNITVPTADQRRGDFSAYPNVIYDPFTGNADGTARQPFSGNVIPSARLDPIALAVQDYYPLPNRAGTASNYFAQGSPPFARRNIDFKVNYNPTERYAIWGKYGNMDAPVSGQPIFGEAGGPAAGGSPGNAATLVNLATMGHTYTISPTLLYDGVIGFWRQDQTVTTTDFGKDFNLGIPGVGGPDPRQKGFPNINPGYTGFGSPGWQPLERIEENWTTSQNFTWIKSAHQIRFGFDGILLKLSHWQPELGGGPRGVINFAGDVTALRGGAAPNQFNTYAAFLLGQTSSMQKALQHILATGREWQFAGYFTDRWRATQNLTINVGLRYEYFPLMTRAGGKGLERYDPDTNLMYLGGRGPVPQNAGITVSKALFSPRIGLAYRLGERTVIRTGYGLNFDPMPFSRPLRGQYPLTVTFDFQRDGSFQLFRTLAQGIPPVVGPDLSPGILEVPLTAALRSPYAGKLDRGYIQSWNFTVEHKLPGDFITSVGYVGTSSIGMLGDRDVNATISGGNAGRPYASITGRRIGTAMWDSYLNANYHSLQIAMNRAVSRGLMLKGAYTFSKAINMTDDDGWAGVTWNSPEVFDRNRARAGYDQTHIFQMGFVYDLPVGKGQKFDLGTVANYAIGGWQVSGIAAMFTGRPFGVGASGASLNAAGNGQTADQVGAVTRLGGYGPGQPYYNPSAFAPVTAARFGTSGRNILDAPGVRNLDLSLAKSFQITEKVNSQFRAEFFNFTNTPQFGTPSTSVTSTNFMQVTSASGERQIRFGLRFSF, from the coding sequence TTGCTGTTGTTATCGGCCGCGCCGGCGGCTGCCCAGGTCCTGTACGGCTCGCTGACGGGTGACGTAAAGGACGCATCCGGGGGCGTGGTGCCGGCCGCCCAGGTGGCGGTGAAGAACCGCTCGACTGGAGTCTCCTACACTGCGAACACGACGGTTGACGGCCTCTACCGGATTCTCAACGTACAGGCGGGCAGCTACGACCTGTCGGTGACAGCAAGCGGGTTCCGGACGTTCACCGCGGAGGGCGTGGTGGTGAGCGTAAACACGGTGACGCGCATCGACGCGATTCTCCAAGTGGGGCAGGTGACCGAGCAGGTGACCGTGGAAGCGAGCCAAGCGGTTCTGCAGACCGAGAAAGCGGATACGCACTCGGAAATCGGCGCGCGCGCGGTGACGCAGATCCCGCTGCCGGGGTATCGGAACTACCAGAGTCTGATCAACCTGGTTCCGGGCGCGACTCCGGCGCGATTCCAGAACTCGGTTTTGGACACGCCGGCGCGGTCGCTCACGACGAATATCAACGGAACGAACCGGAACAACAACGTGACGCGCATTGACGGCGCGGCGAGCATCAACGTGTGGCTGCCGCACCACGCCGGGTACGTGGCGCCGGCGGAGACGGTGGACACGGTGAACATCACGACGGGCGCGGGCGACGCCGAGCAGGGGCTTTCGGGCGGCGCGTCGACGACGGTGGTGACCAAGTCCGGCACGAACGAACTCCACGGCTCGGGGTTCTGGTTCCACGACAACCAACGGCTGCGGGCCAACAACTTCTTCGCGTCCACCAAACCGGTGTCGAACTACAACAACTTCGGCGCCACGCTCGGCGGACCGATCCGCAAGAACAAGCTGTTCTATTTTTTCAGCTACGACAAGACGACGCAGCGTGCCAGCGGCGTGTTAACGAACATCACGGTGCCGACGGCCGACCAGCGCCGCGGCGATTTCAGCGCCTATCCGAACGTGATCTACGATCCGTTCACCGGCAACGCGGATGGAACGGCGCGCCAGCCGTTCTCCGGCAACGTCATTCCGTCGGCGCGGCTCGATCCGATCGCGCTCGCCGTTCAGGACTACTATCCGCTGCCGAACCGGGCGGGCACGGCGTCGAACTACTTCGCGCAGGGCTCGCCGCCCTTCGCCCGCCGCAACATCGATTTCAAGGTGAACTACAACCCCACCGAACGGTACGCGATTTGGGGCAAGTACGGCAACATGGACGCCCCGGTATCCGGCCAGCCGATTTTCGGCGAAGCGGGCGGACCGGCCGCGGGCGGCAGCCCGGGCAACGCCGCGACGCTCGTGAACCTCGCCACCATGGGCCACACCTACACGATCTCGCCGACGCTGCTTTATGACGGCGTGATCGGATTCTGGCGGCAGGACCAGACGGTGACAACGACCGATTTCGGCAAGGACTTCAACCTCGGCATTCCGGGCGTTGGCGGTCCGGACCCGCGGCAGAAGGGCTTCCCGAACATCAACCCCGGATACACGGGCTTCGGGTCGCCGGGCTGGCAGCCGCTCGAGCGCATCGAAGAAAACTGGACGACGAGCCAGAACTTCACCTGGATCAAGAGCGCGCATCAGATCCGTTTCGGCTTCGACGGCATCCTGCTGAAGCTGAGCCACTGGCAGCCGGAACTGGGCGGCGGCCCGCGCGGGGTGATCAACTTCGCCGGCGACGTCACCGCTCTTCGCGGCGGCGCGGCTCCGAACCAGTTCAATACCTACGCGGCGTTCCTCCTGGGCCAGACGTCGAGCATGCAGAAGGCGCTGCAACACATTCTCGCCACGGGCCGCGAATGGCAGTTCGCCGGGTATTTCACGGACCGCTGGCGGGCCACGCAGAACCTCACCATCAACGTCGGTTTGCGCTACGAATACTTCCCGCTGATGACGCGCGCCGGCGGCAAGGGCCTGGAGCGCTACGATCCCGACACGAACCTGATGTACCTCGGTGGGCGCGGTCCAGTGCCACAGAACGCCGGCATCACGGTGAGCAAGGCGCTGTTCTCGCCGCGCATCGGCCTCGCCTACAGGCTGGGCGAGCGGACCGTAATCCGCACCGGGTATGGACTGAACTTCGACCCGATGCCGTTCTCGCGTCCGCTCCGCGGCCAGTATCCGCTGACGGTAACCTTCGACTTCCAGCGCGACGGCAGCTTCCAGTTGTTCCGGACGCTGGCGCAGGGCATCCCACCGGTGGTGGGTCCGGACCTTTCCCCGGGCATCCTGGAGGTGCCTTTGACGGCGGCGTTGCGCAGTCCCTACGCGGGCAAGCTGGACCGGGGCTACATCCAGTCCTGGAACTTCACCGTGGAGCACAAACTGCCCGGCGACTTCATCACGTCGGTCGGCTACGTGGGCACGTCGTCGATCGGGATGTTGGGCGACCGGGACGTGAACGCAACGATCTCCGGCGGCAACGCGGGACGGCCGTACGCCAGCATCACGGGCCGCCGGATCGGCACGGCGATGTGGGACAGCTACCTGAACGCGAACTACCATTCGCTGCAGATCGCCATGAATCGGGCCGTGAGCCGCGGCCTGATGCTGAAGGGCGCCTACACGTTCAGCAAAGCGATCAACATGACCGACGACGACGGATGGGCAGGCGTGACCTGGAACTCGCCGGAGGTGTTCGACCGCAACCGGGCGCGCGCGGGCTACGATCAGACGCACATCTTCCAGATGGGCTTCGTTTATGACCTGCCCGTAGGCAAGGGACAGAAGTTCGACCTCGGCACGGTGGCCAACTACGCGATCGGCGGGTGGCAAGTGAGCGGAATCGCCGCGATGTTCACCGGACGGCCTTTCGGCGTGGGCGCGAGCGGCGCATCGTTGAACGCGGCCGGCAACGGCCAGACGGCGGACCAGGTTGGCGCCGTCACGCGGCTGGGCGGCTACGGCCCGGGCCAGCCCTACTACAACCCCTCGGCGTTCGCTCCGGTGACCGCGGCGCGGTTCGGCACGAGCGGCCGCAACATCCTGGATGCCCCGGGAGTGCGGAATCTGGATCTGAGCCTGGCGAAGAGCTTCCAGATCACGGAGAAGGTGAACTCGCAGTTCCGCGCGGAGTTCTTCAACTTCACGAACACGCCGCAGTTCGGAACGCCGAGCACCAGCGTGACAAGCACGAACTTCATGCAGGTCACCAGCGCGAGCGGCGAACGGCAGATCCGGTTCGGCTTGCGATTCTCGTTCTGA